Genomic window (Mycosarcoma maydis chromosome 5, whole genome shotgun sequence):
GGGTGTGGGCTTGGCAGCTTCACACTCTAAAGCcgaggaggacaaggaggcTTTGGGGGCCAAAGCAGCGTACAGAGCCAAGCCTCCCAGAATGGCAGCGGCTGAGGATGCCAGAGCCATTCCGTTGCCGGGAAGCTTTGCAGACGATGCAAAGAACTCGGAAgatgctttgctgctgttggagAATGAAGATACGTGTCGAACGAATTGTCGACATGACAGAGCTGTCGACGGCCGACGAGCCGCCAATCGCAGCGGGCGAGCCAGCATGATGGAAATATATGAAAGTGGGTCCGTTTTGCAGGAGGTCAGAGATGATTGAAGATGAACGTTGACAGGCAAGGGTTGAGTCTGGAAAGCACAGCCAATTTTAAGGTAAAGGTGGAGCGAGAGAAcgagagagcgagcgagcaagcgactcacgactgagccAGAGAGCCGCCGGTGTGCGCCGAACTCTTCTTGGGTCAcgcgattcttgattcttCGAAATTTGGACCGTGCTGTGCTAGgctgctcgtggctgctgctgttgctctcgACAGGACAGAAAAATGTGGAGCACCCGTGTGGCAAGTCGCAAGTGTCACATTTCTGATCTTGACCCTACTTTGGTCCATCACACCATCCTAAAGGACGGCAGGAGCTGCTTGTTCCACCTCGACACCAGGATGAGCGCTGCTTTGAATCTTGGAGCGGCGCCATTGCGGCTCAGTCGTTCGTGCAGCATCTCTCTTGGCGGAATCTGTGCTCGACACCCATGCTTTTTGCACACGTCCGCCGTACGATTGCGGCGCGAATCTCCCACCGCTGGACCACGATCCTCGCTTCGCGTCTCTGCAAGCTCTTTATCAAGAGGAACAGGTGCCGCGTCTGcttcaagcgcatcgagcccAGTGGCAAAGCCAAAGAATCCAGGTTCGCACTCTCTCACATCCAGCTCAGGCATCCCACGGCATCAacaagccaaagtcgaaGTAATCCCTTTCCGAGTATCTTCGAAAGCGGCCCAAGAGTACCTTACCACGATAGCAACCGCCGAGGTCATGCCTCGTGTCATGAGCAGCTGGTCTATTATAAAGCACCAGCTGCTATCGCTTATCGGTATCAAAAGCATGTCAAATCCCGACGGCGAGATTGTCAAGCTGAAGAGGATGACTGCACTCTACCTACCAACGTGGATCGTCGATGCATCGTTTGAGATCAAGTGTCGAGGAAACGAAGGCAGAGCTGAGGCGAATTTCATAACGACCTCTTCGCGCTTTCCTGGTCACTCTTGGAAGCCGATGGATTCCATACCTATGGCTCCACCTCCTCCGTATGACATGGTTCCCACTGAGGACCTGCAAAAACATCCCGAATATGCTGCCAACGCGCCTAGAGCCGCTTGGGACAATCTGGCCATGGTCGATTACGAGTCGTACGAAGCACAtaagaaaagaaaaggagAATCAAAGGTCAAGATCAAAGGTGGCATCCCGGATCCACTGCCCTTTACCATTTCGCCGCTGTGCCTTCCCGACATGATCCGCAggcagctcgagtcgaaGGATGTCACTATTACGCCGGATCTTGCAGCAGGCATCAAGCTTCCAGGAGGCGACCTGCATGAGCTTGGACTTACAAACGCGCTAGTAGACAAAGATGGCGACCAGATCACCGCTCCACCATTGAGCTTTGAGCCCAAaacgctcaagctcgataTGATGGCAGCATATCCAATCCTCATGCCGCTTCATATGGCCGAATTCAGCTATGTCGATGAAGAGAAGGGTGGTACACAATTCCTCACTATGGTCTTGGGCGCATGGGATACCAACGGGCTTCAGGTCTGCATCAAGGAGGAAGACAAAGATTGGCAATGGTCATTCACCAAGACCGTGCCGCTCAGGTTGGACTTGTTGGATATGTATCCCCGCACACCTATCAAGACGACACTCAACGAGATGTTTGAGCGTGCAAGGCAAGAGAAGCGAACCAAGCGACGCCAGAAATTGGCACTAGAGGCCAAGGATGCTGATGATCAAGAGGGACGCAAGACGCGCCAAGAGCGGGAAGCCGAATGGGACAGAAAAGAGGCGGAGCATCAACAAGCCTTCAGGTCGGACCTGGAATCCAAGATGCAGGAAAAGCTGCGCTCGGAAGTGTCTGTCAAGGCTGCAGTGGAACAGCGTAGCTTGAACATGCTGCAACGTGCTGATTGGATTCACTGGGagcgcgacgagcgagaagcgtTCGAAACAAGGACCTCACCCACCAACCCTGCGAACGGATCCATTACAACCGCTGAAAAGCAGCCTTACAACCGAACAAAGAATCTCGCCGTCACATCGCCCACCGAACCAAGACCGTTCCAGTGGTTGTCGCAGCAATCCGATCGAaccgccgagctcgagcatccGGATcgcaaagccaagctgggAAAGTACATTCACTGGACCTCACCGCACGTTCAGCGTCTCTCGCACAACGTCTACGCCAACCGTCGCTATCTGAACGAGACCATTCCGGCTGTGTTGAACagcaggaagaggatggcgagcatTCAGGAGAACGGATACGACGTCGATCGGTCGTTGACAAAGGTGAATTTCGACAATCGCCCAAAGATGACGGGCGAAGAGGCATGGAAGACGATTACGGCAGAGAATGTCAGTGTCCGACAACAGAGGGAAGCATTGAAACCGAGATGGTTAAGGGCGCTCGAAGAGGCAGGACGACATCAATAGCGCCGCTAGCACcgacgactttgtcgacCAACTGTATCATTAGAACGAGATGCGACCGAAGAGAAGTGTAACATCCAAGACTATGACTATTGTCGCACGTTCGCAGTGACTAGCCGCAAATCAAACATCTAGCTGTGCCTACGTCAAcaagcgagagagagagagttGAATACGGGCGATCTTCGGAACACAGCGAAAAAAAGGCCGATCTGATACAGCAAAAATTGCTGAATCTTGTGCAGATCGACGTGGGCAAGCGATTTCAGGCTTGAGAGCGTCACATGAGCTACATGGTGCAATTATACGAAGAGCACACCTCGCCgaaccagctcgacgagcagacgAACTCGGTTGTTCTCGAATTGGCGAACACCGAGCGatgatcgtgaatgatgccGATGGAAGGTTGTACCATGTCGAATGGGAAGAGTCGTGAGGGTGGGCATGGAAATAAGAGATTCCGATTCGACTTTTAGCGGATGAGTTTGCAACTTCTCGTTCCCCCACTTCGATCGGGGATTTTTGGCGAGAGAGTGCACGGAGCTCATCCTTTCCGAATACTGCATACCACCTGACATTGTTGAAACCCTTAGATGCAGACTGTTTTGCTGTTAGCTTCCTAGCCACACCCCATTCAGCCTTGTCTCACAGACCCGCCGGCGTTCGCATTCATTTGCGTTCGGAAGAACTCGAAGCATCGTTTTGCGAGTCACCCGCCGGGCTTGTAGTCGAGTGAACACCGAAGTGTCCCCACCGTACTCTTTGCTGGACCGAAACAAAGGGTATAACTACTTGTGGGTCCCCGTGCTCTGTTAGTTCTCCCCTGGCCTCTTTCAAGTCTCTTGACTCATTGCTTCTATGGTCAAGTATCAAGTGACTATCAGTACGAAGATGCTGACTTTCACTCGTTTGATTGCTTTGTTGGCTGTCCTTGGGTTCGGTGTATGCGCAGCTAGACCTCGCCCACACCAACCCAAGATGACATTGTTCGCCGCAGGTTACAACGGTACCATTGTGCCCTTTTCTGTCGACGCTCGTGCCAATACCTTGGCCCCCATCTCGCAAGGCGTGCAGGCGAACGCTTCGGGAACATCGCCTTCTTGGATCGCGTACGCTGAACATGGCTCGGATTTCTACTCGGTCGACGAAACTGTTCCAGGACGGATCTTCTCGCACTCCTACGACAAACATACGGGCAAGATTGTACAGACTggcaacaagcagcagcgtgaaAATGGTACGACCAGTGGTGGCGATGGCCCTGtcagctgcttgatcgGCAAGGGGCCGAGTCGAGGATTGCTGTTTGTGGCTAACTACAACTCGGGCTCTGTGGCTGTGATCAGCATCAAGGATGACGGAACGCTGGAGGACAAGCCCAGATATATTTTCCAGTTTACGAGGCCAAAAGGTCAGCCTAAGGTAGGACCGGTGGCGGATCGACAGGACCATTCGTACGCTCATCAGGTGAGCATGAGTCCGTGCGGAAAGTGGGTATATGTGTGCGATCTGGGTGCGGATCAGATCCACCACCTTCGCATCCACGAAGGAAACGTTGAGTTCGTCAATAGCACCAATGTCGACGTTGGCTCTGGTCCTAGGCATATCACCTTGTACCGCGACGCTCAGGGCAAAACGTGGGGTTACCTCGCTAGCGAACTCGACAACACTGTCAGCGCATTTACCGTCAACACACACTCGGGCGAGCTCAAATTGATCGGTAAGCGTCTCCTCGCTTCACCGCCCGGTGTGCCTTTGAGCGGCCAGGGGATCCTACCGACCAACCGTACAACCGCGGAAATCGCCGTGGTACCAGCCGGAGACTACGTCTACGTCTCGAACCGCGGTGACACGGAGCAAGACCACATCAGCATCTTCCAACGCGACCGCAGCACCGGAGAGCTCCACTTCCAGGAATGGGTGCAGAGCGGCGGAAGAATGCCCAGACATTTCAGCCTCAGTTCCAACACGGGTAAAGACGACCAGGCAAAGTGGCTGGTCGTAGGCCACCAGACGGATCAGAACATCGTGCTCTTCGAAAGAGATGGCGAGAGTGGCAAGTTGAACAAGGTGGCGGAGAGCACGGATGTGGGGCAGGTTGCATTTACCGGATTCTCGCCGTTTTGAGCGATGCCGTCGCGCACTTTGCCAAGCTTTACAGTCCAAGAAAGCACACACGTTGAGCGGGTTGATGATACAATCCTGTTCATGTCTACAGCAGAGAAGTACAGTACAGTGTAAATGCGATGTGATCACCTCGAAACACCGACAAGCTTGACACCCGCCAGCCCTCGGGTGATAGTGTCCATGGTCTTTGAATCTTGTTCCAGAGTTGTGCTGAGATGGTTGAGACcatgttgctgctgtgcgaGGATGCGCGTGACGTTTTCGAGGCCATTTTGGTCGACGACGGCCCACTCGGTGGTGGCGCTCCTCCCTTCGCGTGCGAGCATCTCTCGCTTTGCGCGTATGACGCCGAGCTGAGCCCAGAGTTCGTTGATGCGCGCGCGCAGGCGTGCATGGTTGGCAGGATGGTGTGCTGCATGTAGGCTTGCCGCTCCTGTGCCCGGTTGCCCGCTTGCACCAGAGGAAGCCTTGATCGACGGCAGTGAACGCGAAGCAAGCGCCAAGTTGGATCCGGTGATCTCGGCTTCGCACGCCTCCAAGATCGCGATCAACGTCTCCTCCTCCGGTCCAATACTCTTGCCCCTCAACGCCGGGATCAAGAGTTGCATCTTGGCCACCAAGCCTACCAGCCGATGATGCAGTTGCGCCTGTCGACTCTGCGCCGCTTGAGCACGCACCGAGTTAGACAAGGAATGCTTCTGCTCCAACGCCGCCAATCTGGTCGCCaagttggcgagcagcgctCTCTGTCTCTGCGCCTCGCGTGCTTGTGACTCGATCCTCTTTTTAAGGTCGCTGAACCCCAGTGCAAGTACGGGGTAGAGTCGATTTGGATCCGGGTTCTCGCGAATCGCCGCAGCCCAAAGCTGGTCGTGCATCGGTCCGACAGCGTCTGGTCGTCGACCTTGGATGAGCTTGAGATTGGCTGCGTTGCCAGCGTTGTTGTAGAAGTAGTAGGCGAATCGACAGCCGGCTGCATTGTTGGTATCCCACGCTGCACGGATTTGCTCAAGTTTAGATGAGAGCGAGATGCCGAGTTTCTTGTCTGGCTGTGCCGAAGTgagttgctgctgttgttgcggttgctgctgcgatgAGAACTGCGTTTGGGCGACGGGTTGTTGTGCGCTTGAGATGGCAAAGGACGAAGCGGGCGCTCCGAAAAGTGACGTGCTGGATTgttgctgcggctgctgttgttgggTGTTGGACGGTGCGCCGAAGGAAAAGCCAGAAccggtcgagcttgtctgTATGTTTGTATTGCTGCTTCCGAACAGACCGCCGCCGGTGGCGGATCCAAAGCCTGTCGATGCGCCAGAAgtctgttgctgctgcggttgAGACGTAGCAGACTTGGCGCCAAATGAAAAGAGACCGCCTGTAGACGGCGCCGCTGGTGCTTGCGCAGAAGATGCCATCagagaggaggaggaagccgcagcagcagcagcaggctgcGAATTACCAAAGCCTCCAAACAGGCCTCCACCGGTagaagcaggagcagcagcctgcGTTGTCGGTTgtgacgatgctgatgtgCCAAAGGAGAATCCAGCCGTTGCGGGCTTGttttgctgttgctgtgccGGTGTTGCACCAAAAGAGAAGGTAGATGCGCCGCtcgaggcagcagccgGAGCTGCGGATGCTCCAAAGGAGAAAGCCATGTTTGTTCTACCACGCGGAGGCGGAGGCTTGTGGATTAGGGGAACAGCGAGATGCCCAATAGAGGTGAATAGTGGTGAGGTGGACGATTGAGAGGAGCGAGCTTGTTGTGTTTCCGTTGTCCTTCGACCagaaacgtgaatcacgaatcacgaatttttGAAGTCGACGACTGAGATACACGCACAGTGCGCAGGCCAAGCATGAAGGGCGCAAGAGGTTTCTTTTAGTCTGTTAATTCGGTGCCTGTCACCAAGTCAGCGccaaaattcacgattcacgattcacgattgagaTGAGTGGTGAGGGAGGCGCGTCGGTCACGGACCAGCACGCAACTGACTATCGCTATCACTACAGCGCCGACGCCTCGCTCCCCGCATTTATTCACGACTACCAACATAAACTCGCTTCGATCGCCATCGCAAAGGTACAACAGATACGCCATCCCTGCCTCGTCTCTACTGCTCGCACTGCAAACAAAACATGGTCGTGGGTCGATTGTTGCACTACGCAGGCGACGCCTTACTCGTCTCCACAGTGCTCGCAGGCATCAAGCGACAGACGGGTCTTCAACCTGACATCAACCGCATCACCGAGCCTACTACAAGGGGTCTGTTGGAAAAGTACCTCGGCTTTGGAGAGTTTGTGTttgacagcagcgtcgcCGCTGCCCGCGCTTCGTCGCTCTTCCAAAAGGGCTTCCCAGACAAGTTGCACGGTGCACCTCACGCCTGAAAAGGCATACGACACCGTAACCGATCAAACACAGCGCCACCTGGCCTGTCTGACAGCAACCTTGATTTGCCTTGCATTGATCTAGGACTACAACCGCGCATGGACCCTCTCGTTCATCCTTACGGCTCGCTTTGTCTTGCCGCCTTGACTCGACGTTATCGCCTTACTCACCCCTTTTTTCTTAATGTAAACCAGAGCCACGCGCCCACTTTGTGTACAGTACATACTGCTCTCGAGACGTTTCTCACTGCCTCGTATCGATGACCGTGGACTGTCAGAGTTGGCGGCTTGAATATGTTAGAGGGGAGGAGCTTTCTGACGAGAGAGGATGTGAATTTCAAAtcgtcgagtcgatcggGATGCCGATTCctgtattcacgattgtttcTCTGCGTTTCATGGCCTCGGGATTTTTTGAcagaattcgtgattgtttcAGGGTAGAAAAGAAAACGTCAAACCCAAAGCgtgagtgaatcacgaattcgtcTCGTCAATTTGCGCGGGGCGGAGAAAGCACAGAAGGCATGacgtattcgtgattcttgcttgATCTGTGTCTGCTTTGGCATGCTCGTGCCTCATGAacgattctcgattctcgattctgACATCGATGTGGACTGCCAACTTGAGACGTGATAAAACCATCAGCGACTCTGATTGCAAGGCTGAAACGGCGTACAAGAAATGGTTCCGCGTGACACAGAGTGCTCCATGTGGTGTCCTATGTGGCGGTGTGTGCTAGGCACGGCTTACGGCTTGCTGCAAGTGACACGCGAGGCAGCACAGCGTTTTACCCACGACTCGGCAAAGCAACTCCGCGGCCAGAGGTGAGGCCAGCGCCAGTTGAATCTGcgagcattcacgattctctcCTTTGGCAAGTTCATCAGGGTCCAATCTGCTGATCATACCGAAACTCCGATCCGCTTTGCCGGAACTCATAAGCCGTGACACAAACCGCttctgctggtgctgtcACAAGCGTCGTTTAGAGATTGTGAATTCTGCTTCCTTTCATTAGTCCCCCTGATTCTGTtccttctccaccatctGTCCCCGCTCATTCCATCCATACCGCGCCTACATCCCATCTGCAACATGACCAGCTCCGgcgagccgagcaagaagcgaacttccttctccttgcTGTCATCGTGGATAGACCCCGCTACGTCTTCCAAGCCAGAAATGCACGACACCGAACCGGCCAACGGTAGATTTATCCCAGAGAGCAAACGCGGGTGGAAGTATGATCCGCCCTACCCCCAAGCTGCTTCATCCtcggcaacagcaccaTCAAACCCGGCAAAAGCGCGACGCAGTCATGACGCTCCATCAAGGCCGAGCCCCAACGCAACCGGCTTGAGTCCTAAAAACCTCGACTTGTCTGCCGATGCCCCAGAATCCTCTGCGACTCCACCGCCCGACTCAGCACCCGAGACTccaaagccaaagtcaaACAATTTGACTGGTACAGCTCTGGGACTGAGCTCGTCAGAGTCTTCCTTTTCGGATGACGAGCCTGAACCAAGCCCGCCGAACTCAGGTCAGCAGATTTCTCTACACAACGCTGCTCCATCTGTTCAGCTCGACGGCAGACGTCATCCAGACGACCTCGTATTCCCAGATGCATACCCCTGGAAGCCATCCACCAGAAATCCAAAAGCCAAGTTCATCCATCCCGCTCATCGTAATCCCACCGCCAAACAAGCTTTCTACGACACACACTTTGGGTCTTCTTCCAACTATCGCGGGCTGCTACCCGCTTCAGGCTCTCTTTTGAACCTCACCTCCGCAAAGGCAGAGGCGAAACGCAGATCGTCAACTGAAAAAATTGACCTCCCCGAAGCTACTCCCGATGATCCAGCAGACGTCGACGCCCAGTCGAATTTCCTCGTCTCCACCGTCAAAAAGCCGTTCGCTACTGCTTCAAAGCTCCTGACCAAAGCTCGTCGCAAGAGTCTCGGTGCTGTCTCGTTCTTTGGCGAAGGCAATACGCACAACAATACAACACAGAAGGATATACAGGCGAGTCGGCACCGTCCTCCTCCGGTTCCCCTCTACAATGGCAATGGAGACGGTTTTGACGCACAGAGATCTGGTTTCAGCTATGGTCTCTCCATGGAAGATGCGGCTCAGGTAGAGGCGGTCGTCTCACGTCATGCCTCTAGCGAGAACGTCTGCACACCGGTCCGACTGGACCAACAACTACTGCCGCCAGCCTCGCAGGAAGCATCTCCTTCACGCTGGAGAGAAGCAATGCAAAGCGCATGGGGCTTCCTTCCCAGCTTTGAGTTCTTTGCTTCTTCTAACGCCCCTGCTGACGACTCCAAAGACCTCACTATGACTCCATACGCCAACATGCTTGAGCCAGAAGCCATCCCGACGGTCAAGAAGGACGCTGGCTGCCCGGATTACTTTACGAATCTCTCGGGAAACGTGGTCATCATGGGTGGATACAGAGGGAGCGTGCTGCGAGACGCTGAGACTTCCATGATGATGTGGATCCCAATTCGTGTCGGCGTAGGTCTGCGTCGACCCACGCTTGAGCTCGGTCTTTCAACAAGCGCCGAAGAAAAGTCGGAAGAGCTGGTTTACTCGTCAGAGATGTGCACCTCGATCGGAAAGCTCGTCGATATGGGCAAGCGACTGGAAGAGCGCATTGCGGGTCGAAGGCATGCCAAGGCGTACGCTTGGGGCTACGACTGGCGCCTCTCGCTCGCACGCTCCTCGCGCAGGCTGATTCAGTTCCTCGAAGAGCTCTACGAGGCTTCTGCGGATGCCTCGACGGGCAAGAAGCGAGGCGCAAAGGTGGTAGCGCATTCCATGGGAGGCCTCGTCGCCTTGCACGCATTGGCAACGTGCAACAACCCGCGCATCTTCGAAGGCCTCGTCTTCGCCTCTACGCCCTTCCGCGGCACACCCAACATCCTCGGTCCTTTCCGCTTCGGTGACGCTGCGCTGTTCAACGATACTATCTGCTCGCCTCGTGCCACTTTTAGCTTTCGAAGCAGCTTCTATTTGCTACCCACGGACGGTAGGTGTTTCGAGGTCCCCGTCGGTGATCCAGAacaggacgaggaggatcTCACGGAACAGCAGAAGAAAGATCGCTTCAAAGATGTCGACTTCTTGGATCCGGACGTGTGGAACGAGCTTGGCTTAAGTCCGTGTCTGGAAATTGGAAGGAGGCAGCAGATGGTTGCACTCGCTCGGAAGAGCCATGGCGCGCGCGAGACTAGAGGGCTTGTCTCTGCGCTCAAGCATGACGGCAATGCTAGACTCACGGCGCAAGAGTCTCAGGTGGACCGGCAAGACGATTATGCCGAGGCGGTGTCATCGGAATTGGATGTTGCGCGTGCTCAAGTCGAGGAACACGCCAAGCCAAACGGTCTCACCATGGGTGTCATGGAAGGCTTGACTGACGGAAGCGCGCGCGTGGGCGGCGATTCTGGTGCACAGCTGCCagctgacgacgaggaacaagaagcgcttcAACCAGAGAATCGTCAAGGCGCGCAACGAAATGCTCCTGTCGCTGATTCCTCTTCAGACGATAGTGAGttcgacaagctcgactaCGCGACTCAAAGCTGGGTCTACCTCGAGCGCACGCTGGATCAAGTGCGACGATTCTGGGCCGACATCGAGCAAGGGTTTGACGAGTCCAAGTTTAAGGATGGTGTCTATCCTCCACTGATGATTCTCACTTCGGGACGGACACCGTGCGTTCGCGGGGCGCTAGTAGGCTTCGATACGAAATACGCCCAAGCGCATGCGTCGGCACATGCGTCCGCGCCCAGAACTTGGAAGGACGACGTTCGAGCCGGCGACTACTCGCGCATGGCATACGGCGCAGGAGACGGCGTCATCACGCGTCGTTCTGCAACCTCGCTCCCCGGCCGCTGGccgctcctcctcgtcaaaCGCTCCGAAGCCGAATCTCTACCCCCACATCTGCACGCCAAACCCCCCGCAAAGCCGTCCACTCTGAAACTCGATAGGTACACAATCCACTTGGACGGCCAAGCCATCGTAGAGAGCGCCCACCGCCATGTCACCCTCCTCAGCGATGTCGATGCCGTCGGCAAGTGTCTCGAGGCGATCAGGAGGGCCAACCTCGTCCGAAGCAGCTAGATACATGTGAACAATGCACGATCCAGAAAGCGCAGCTAGGTCGtcatactcacgactataCTTTTGCGTACTGTAAAGAAGAAAAgttgattcacgattgatgtTTTGCAtgtgactcgtgacggTGACGGTGGACTAGTGCTGaaacaaacacgaaaacTAAGCAGGCACCACGCATGTGTGCGAGGTCGGTATCACGAGCTGTTTCGTGACGGAAGTGGCGGGGGAGGCGGAGgccttgctttgcttttcgACAAGTACGCTGCACTAGATGGCACGGGTGGTGGTAAACGAGCTTTTGACGATTTATCGCTATTGGCGTTTGCGGCCAATAGGGTCCCGTTGAGAACGTTTCTCCAACCGGCTTGCGCTTTGCTCGCCGTTGCATTACGCGTGAGGCCTTGGCGCTCGacttcgtcgtcgtcgtctgtTGCGTACCCGGTCTGCTGCGGCGAAAGCACGGGCgcgccaccgccgccgaaTGGATCCGCACCCTCGCTGTACGCCGACAGTCCCGTGTATTGGAGCCCGACCGGCGCCGTACAGAGAAATCCGTGGTCAAGACCGTGCATTTCGGCGCTTAACTGCGACTCGCCCCGCTCGTGAATGGTTTCGTGAGTACCAGATAGGAAGCCCTCGCTGCTAGTACCGGGAGAAAACGGCGAAGCTCGGTGGTGCAACATGCCCACTTCGATGTCGTCTACGAGCCCGTAGCATATATCTGGCTGATCATGACTCTCTAGTGCACCGA
Coding sequences:
- a CDS encoding uncharacterized protein (related to NUP57 - nuclear pore protein), translated to MAFSFGASAAPAAASSGASTFSFGATPAQQQQNKPATAGFSFGTSASSQPTTQAAAPASTGGGLFGGFGNSQPAAAAAASSSSLMASSAQAPAAPSTGGLFSFGAKSATSQPQQQQTSGASTGFGSATGGGLFGSSNTNIQTSSTGSGFSFGAPSNTQQQQPQQQSSTSLFGAPASSFAISSAQQPVAQTQFSSQQQPQQQQQLTSAQPDKKLGISLSSKLEQIRAAWDTNNAAGCRFAYYFYNNAGNAANLKLIQGRRPDAVGPMHDQLWAAAIRENPDPNRLYPVLALGFSDLKKRIESQAREAQRQRALLANLATRLAALEQKHSLSNSVRAQAAQSRQAQLHHRLVGLVAKMQLLIPALRGKSIGPEEETLIAILEACEAEITGSNLALASRSLPSIKASSGASGQPGTGAASLHAAHHPANHARLRARINELWAQLGVIRAKREMLAREGRSATTEWAVVDQNGLENVTRILAQQQHGLNHLSTTLEQDSKTMDTITRGLAGVKLVGVSR